ttcagataacattagaaaatattacataatgaaagtaaattaattcgccccctatgaatgaaatatccctatgaatggaacttttttcgtctttggtaaggTAAAATTCAATGACATAATACACACACTGTAtaatatgcagagataaagctaataagtcatgcgaaatgtaagacgtatttaacaaaaatatacaacacacCGAATTAAGATTTTATCGAAATACTTagataatgtgtgtgtgtgtgtgtgtgtgtgtgtgtgtgtgtgtgtgtgtgtgtgtgtgtgtgtgtgtgttcaggtttaacgtctttttcaacaatttttcagtcatataaacgacggtgcaCTTCGTTATAACTTATCACCTCGGTCTATAAATAATTCATCAAACAAACACTGGTTTCGagcacagtttcattcataacaaatgtcGATACAAACtatactgcgcattattaattatatgtttaataaaagtattacttttactaggtatgactttgcatataatacaataaataatgagcacaaaatatgaataatgtaaCAGGAGagcataagttttaaaaataaattcttccaGATCAGTTCCTATAGGTTCTAGGGGAGGTaagcgctgcgtggaattgcaacagtaacgtgagaagaatcTACGACAgcgtacatgttatattttgctacagaaataatgtttacacttacaatagaaactataatatttaacggcagtttgtttgaattttttggcagtttttatactaaacaagttCGTTTTAGAAGCAATCTGACGAATgctgaaagtaatattgtaaaaagtgctcTTCGCGGGGgtgagggtgggggtggggagggttTAAACACCCGTTTTCAGCTGTATTTCAggttcaggttatattaagatagtggacccgtaatggtaatgtttaacaattgcatttaCTTAATACAgtcttgaagttaacattgtttctgcactgtgttgcatttttaaacaacttttaccgtgccttttttgtgtgttttttttaatattgtataatttatgttatttcctcaagctcaaacagagacaaatttcaaagtgataaccactgcgcaaaacgatcttagagaattcattataccaaacagttttataaaagaaacctcaaagtattgcgcagtaatgataaaacacaaaacaaaattgtcGATAACATTATTTTGGGGGATCCTCAAGTAAAATTATtcaatcggacagaaattaagctccaacactgaaaaattatggccttgctctatgcattcaaaaataaacatagggcagaagtaaaacctacctatatttcttccacaatatgtaaactaatgaataaatgcaaaataaagaacttttatcacgtgtaactcaatattttcaaagatgattaaaccttcacccttctgtatcagaggttaaattcactttaaacagcaagaaatggctaatcaaaggaaaagtttccgcttttgtacaaaaattcaataataagtcttgaaaaaaacagTTGATCttactagataaaagaaatataatgaaaaaacaaacaaacaaaaacgtttGGTCTTAGCGGGGCTTGAAATACGTCCTCCtgaaaaattaattaaagtaggtttatggtaggaattgaatattcttcaaaaaaggaggtacactattacgggtccgtcaattttcctaaccatcgtattagagaaggaacaggactagaccataataATTAACAGTTCGGTTGGTAGCGCGGTTCGAACCAAATATTTCCCTCAGaacgacaagaaaatcgccccttcagtacttcagtgctttgattagctccactattcggggaatGGTGGGGCTATTCCACTCGCcgtggcgtcggtgtcggcgtcagcgtcagcCTGAGCTTTCTTtgttaaaggttttcggcaacctttgtttttagctcaccttagcacaaagtgctcaaaggtgagcttttgtgatcgccctgtggcCGTCGTcttccgtgcgtctgtccgtccgtcgtcagtcgtccgttgtccgtcgtcaacaatttgactgttaacactctagaggtcacaattttggcccactcttaatgaaactttgtcagaatgttacccttaataaaatcttggacgagttcaatattgggtcatctggggtcaaaaactaggtcaccaggtcaaatcaaaggaaaagattgttaacattctagaagtcacaattttggcccgatcttaatgaaacttggtcagaatgttactctcaataaaatcttagataagttcaatattgggtcatctggggtcaaaaactaggccaccaggtgaaatcaaaggcaAAACTTGTTatataacactctagaggtcacaattttgacccaatcgtaatgaaacttggtcagaatgttaccttcagtaaaatcttggacgaattcgatattgggtcatctggggtcaaaagctaggtcaccaggtcagatcaaaggaaaagattgttaacactctagaagtcacaattttggcccaatcttaatgaaacttggtgagaatgttattctcaataaaatcttagaaaaatttgatattaagtcatctggggtcaaaaactaggtcaccgggtttaataaaaagaaaagcttgttaacgctctagaggccacaattttgacccaatcttaatgaaacttgatcagaatgttactcccaataaagtcttggataaattaaatattgggtcatctggggtcaaaagctaggtcaccaggtcaaatcaaaggaaaagcttgttaacactctagaggtcacaaatttgaccCAATcggaatgaaacttggtcagaatgttaccttcagtaaaatcttgggtgatttcgatattgggtcatctggggtcaaaagctaggtcaccaggtcaaatcaaaggaaaagcttgttaacactctagaagtcacaattttggcccgatcttaatgaaacttggtcagaatgttaccctcaataaaatcttgtatgagtttgatattgggtcatctgggatcaaaaactaggtcaccaggtcaaatcaaaggaaaagcttgtttacactgtagaggccacatttatgactgtatcttcatgaatcttggttagagtgttaatcttgatggtcttaaggtccggtttgaatctgggtcatgtaggatcaaaaactaggtcaccaggatctggtcaaatcaaaggaaaagctagtaaacactgtagaggccacatttatgaccgtatcttaatgaaactttgtcaaaatggtgatcttgatgatctttaggtcaagttcagatctgggtcatgtggggtcaaatcaaaggaaaagctagttaacactttagaggccacatttatgaccatatcttaatgaaacctggttaGAATGACCAACAGGTCAGGTGAGCAACgcaggaccttcatggccctcttgttctttgtACTaatgcttataccttactgtaacttcacattaacattgttcagcatgcaaacaaattatacgcaaggtcaaggtcaccaaggtgttatacttaggttatttttaaggttaaagtttttcggcaacctttgtttttagctcgactattcgaagaataagtagagctatcctactcaccacggcgtcggcgtcggtgtcggcgtcggcgtcggcgtcacactttggttaagtttttcgtaccagtccacattttgacaaagtcttttgagataaagctttgaaactttcaacacttgtttaccatcatcatggccagttataggcaagagcacataactccatcaaggattttggctgaattatggccccttttgacttagaaatcatggttaagtttttcgtaccagttcatattttgacaaagtcttttaagataaagctttgaaactttcaacacttgtttaccatgaTCATGgacagttataggcaagagcacataactccatcaaggattttggctgaattatggccccttttgacttagaaatcgtggttaagtttttcgtaccagttcatattttgacaaagtcttttaagataaagctttgaaactttcaacacttgtttaccatcaccatggccagttataggcaagagtacataactccatcagggattttggctgaattatggccccttttgacttagaaatcttggttaagtttttcgtaccagttcatattttgacaaagtcttttgagataaagctttgaaactttcaacacctgtttaccatcaccatgtccagttataggcaagagtacataactccatcaaggattttggctgaattatggccccttttgacttagaaatcttggttaagtttttcgtaccagtttatattttttgtaaagtgtttgacatatggctttgaaacttttatcacttgtttagtataatagtctctatctgtaggaaagagaatataactctgtcatctattttggctgaattatggtcctttttggactttgaaattggttctgttttcatacaagtccatgttttgtcaaaactatttgacatatggcttttaaactttgaacacttgtttatcattatgatttccatctgtaggcaagagtacatagctattttgactgaattatggccctttctggactttgaaattgcctcatatattgccatttagtgcaagacgtatcgaaatcatagtaatacaggaacattgtttgtctaatctatttatttcttttgtctgaatatccgtagaaatattttgaccccattcttcaatcaattcttcgaatagtcgagcgcgctgtcatcagacagctcttgttctgtcatatctctattactgttacttatatcttactgcaacttgacataaacattgtccagcatacaaacaaagtatgagCTGGggttgggcccattatacccaaggtgacCAATTTGATATACTTTTCATGTTAAtgtttttcgaaagcttcgtttatagacatatttttGGACTAAAACTGTCGTCCAATATCATCATTAACGTTATAGTCATTAACCAGTGACACCTTCAGTTTCCTCTGTTGTGCCATATATTAGGATCCGGCATGGAAATAGTCGAGCTCGCCgtttcctgtgacagctcttgtttatacctATAATTCGATGTAATGATATCCTAAGTTGATTTTATGATAtcgtaaaataaattttatatcggTAAATCATAACTCAGATATGGATATCTCAAAATGTATGTGATTTTACGATATCATAAACCGGATATATggatataataaaatctgtaaaaaatcttCCCTCAAGTCAAGTTTGTTGAAATAGTTACACTTGGCACAATAGTTATAATAACATTTCTAACACTTAGAGATATCATCCATATTATCTTTGTATTACTTTTTTTCTAGTTTGTATAAATGGTTTCAGTTGGCTGCATTTAGGGTCAGCCAtggctaaaaatacaaaaaaaatcttcattctTTTTTCTTATAAACCACTTCAtagatcttcacaaaacttggtcactagCATCCCTGTATGTATCTCACTcagatagagaaaaaaaaaacattaatattttaacaatattttcttattagTCGCTTGATGAGGCTTCATTTATCTTGTTCTTTTGcatctctcaagtttgttcagatgtTCCGCTTGACTGTACTTATGGTCACCCTGCGctacaaatataaaacaacttTAAAGGACAAGGAATGCCTGATAGTAACTTAATTTTTTATGAAAgtcatcctcaagcctttcattaCGATcgattttagtgtgtttatgacgtcatgtaCCCActactgaattctttatttagcaaacaaccttttaaatagattaatttcatgtttcttgggtgtaagatgtaaaacatggtaatttctttcattatagcttgaaaatgtagacaaattatttttcagaaataggTAAATACAGTTGAGATATGTATTTGGGACTTTAATTTTTCCgccattttgttgtgttttttgttgccatggaaacaaaatggccgccattttgataaaatatttaaatgttcataactttctcatctttaagctgattttgaaaattctttcacttctttaaacgATGTGATAAATAACATAAGAATAACATTGCCTTTCCTTTAAATGTCTatcttctcataaaccacttgatTATGTGTTCGCAATATTAAGTTCAGTGctaagttttgtttttaagaatCTTCAATATGTTCCGCTTGAATGCACTTaaaggccaccagagctaaaatagaaaaatagcatGTGAGTTTGACCCTTTCCAAACTCGGTATGTCTTGAATCTTTCTTAAACATATTGGATAGTTTTGCTTGATGACACTTTGGGCCatcagggctaaaaatagaaataaacttcTTTTGCGATTCGCGTAATGGatctctctcaagtttgtttaaatagtCCCGCTTACGTCTTTTATTTGCagagaaaatgtagaaaaaaccATTAAAGACTTCTCCTCATGTACCTCCTGATAGGCTTAGGGCCTCGTTTATAATGGGATAGTCTATCAGTAGACCTAAAATAGgacactgacctttaaccttcagATGTTTTCTAATCAACTTCTGGATAACTATCTATGAATTTCGATGTAAAAACTTAATTATGTATGAACATTGGTCTTTATTCAATTAATCTATTATTTTCCAGGTGGAACTACTGTCACGGCCTTACAATTTCCTGACGTTGGCAGATACAAAATATGGACTAAAGTTAATATGCAATCAGTcttggtgatgataaacaagatTATAAGCAAAGCCGAGTTGCTGTAATAGTACAGAGCAGAAAATCTCAAACTGTGCTAAGATTTATCTTCACGTCGGCTGCAAAAAAGGCGAGGAACTGTAAAAAAGTTGCTTCAATTTTAACAGTATATTTTATATCCCGGATTTAATCTTGAGATAATGTTTATCTAGACTCTTGGAAGTTCTGACTAAATTACTGTAACAAACACGACTTATAGACTGACgaataacaacagaaaatattaaaacatggcCCAAAAGTTGTCCAGTGTGATTTCAACAAGCAGACCTGTTGACCAGATGGGTAAATTACCTATCACGGAGTCATGTACAACCACTCCTTGTTTTTCGGACTTAGATAGTGGGTGCTTGACATCAAAGGATACACCAAGAGTACTTGTAATTCCTCGAAATCAACAACAGGTATTTGCAGAAAAAcagaaagttttgaaaatattgaaaaagactTCAGGTGAGGGAAGTGTAACCAAAGATGTAAACACCTCTTTGGATGTAAGCGAAAACGCCATACTCGACATTTCGGCTTCATCAGGAAGCACATGTATCTCTAGCAGACACTTAAAATCAAGCATAACTGATGTAAATGACCGTTCGGATTCTGATGAAATGATAATAACTACAGATATTGTGAACACGAAGCCCCTTCTTAATCTACCTAATAGAGTGTTTCAATCTCCTTTTATTGTAAGCAAAACAGCAATATGTTCGTCGAATGAGATAGATCATACTACTGGAATGAAAAATGCTATATTAAATGCAGACAAGCGAGAATTGCTGAATAAATCAGGAAGTAATATTCATACAAAAAGTGAGACATATTTGAATGAAAGTTTGAAAAGAAGGCATTCTTATGATGAAGAAAATAATACAATAGTGTCAATAAAACCTTCATTGGGAGAAACAATGACGTCAGTCTTAATACACAGTACCCCAAAAAGTTCAGCTGTTATCGGAAAAGCAGTACATTCAAATTTACAAGAGCCTTTACAGAGAAGTTTCCAAGCTGTCTCAAATATTGGCATGGTTACTAAACCTTCAGAGCTTCATCCACCTTTAGTTTCTAGGCTTCAGGCACCATTTTATCCTAGTCAGTCACCATTAAATCATGCTCAGTCAACATTACATCTTGTTCCATCAGCACCATTTCAGGCTGCGACAGTGACTCATGAAACATTTAACGTTCCTTCAGTTTTAGTGTCTGCAACAGGTCTCGTACCGTTAAAGCCAACAGAAAATACACCCGTCTGTTCTGAAAAGAAAGTCCAGACGAACATAAAAGGTGAAGATTTCACGAGAAAGCCAGTAGCAGCATCTCTATCTGGCCAGACACTGTTTGATTCTGTTACATCAGCGAATGTTAAATCAGTTGCAGCATCGGCAAGGCACACGGATAGTGCATTAGGATGGAAGCAGAGACCGGCTTTGCAGCTTAATTTGCCCAAAACACCAGTTTGCTTTAAACAGAACTACCTACCACCTTTTAAACCGCACACTACGAGTGTGCTAAACAGAAGTGAACCTCTATTAGGCACAACAAGTCCGAGTGTAGCAAATTTCTTAAATCATGGATTTATTACGTACAAAAATTGTCGGGATGGATTTCGGGCTATTGTTGTTGACACAAACGGTCGTTACATAATATACCCTATAGTGAAACTTTCAGAAGACGGAGTTGcagaaaatattaaatgtaattcAGTCACTGCAGCTACAAACGTAGAATCTGCCGCACCTTTGATGGCTAATATTCCCCCTTTCTCAGGTCCAAGCACAGCTTCAGTGCAGAAACCGTTATATGATATTTCTTCTGCTGCATTGACGTCCGCCCCATGTGTGGCAAAGGTTATTCAAGAAACAGCGATTTTAAACTCTCGAGCAGTTTCGGGTACGGTGTCATTAAATAAAAATCCGCCTGCTCCGCTAGCATCGACAAGCTCCACGGCGAAAACTGTAAATGGAATATGTGCAAAATCGCTTTTGAATTCTAGTGATGTTCTTGaagacatattttctgaaaaaaatccaTCACTTGCTTCATCCGTAAAGTCAGAAATAGGTAAATCttcaaaagaacaaacaaaatatagaaCTGTTAAAGAGACCACAAAAAACTCGTCAAAATTATTTGATAGTGATAGTAGTACCTACTGTGTCAACGACAAAGACACAGTGAAAACAAGTCATTCATACCAGGAACACATGCTTTCTAAAGATTGCAATTCTGAAAAGTTTACTTCTAAGACAATGATTGATTTAGACCAAATCATTGAAAACGAAATCCTTTGTATAAATGGAGtaggaaaaaagaaagaaagctcAGATTCGACTAAAGAAAGGTTCCCATATTTTATATTGTCTGAGGGAACAAGCGACTGCTATAGGCATGTGAAAGGATTAAAACCGGAACATGTATTGGAAAATTCGCCAGGTCTTCGAAATCACGTCGAACAACAGCTTAGCACACAAAGCAATCAAACCATTTGTTCTAACACTACAAATAGAAACAAGAGCGCCGAGACCGCTAACCCACTTGTTTGCATTCCATTTAGCCATGATGTTGAAAGCGCATTACAAAGTAGGAATGAAAATGAAGAATTCAATTTAGATTCAGAGGGAGCGCAGAAAATCAGTCCTTATCCTTCACCGATTTTTCTTGTCCCAAACAAACATCACAGGACTTTTTACTCAGTAATAGAAGACACTGAAAACCAAGACATACAGGTACCAGTAGGCTCTAATCTTCAGAGTCAGTTTTTAGAAAGTGAGCGGTCTGTTTACTTTCCAGACAAATGTGATAGCATATGTACTGAAGATTCTGTTTGTGTTTCCTCTGTAAAATTTAATGCAGATTCAGATAGGATTGATACAAACCAAGGAATGGACTCAATGATAAAGTATTCAGAGGAAAATTTTACTTCAAATGTTCAGGTTGAAACAGACCAAACGAACAGAGACACAGCAGCTATATTATCTACTGATCTGGTGAAAattgaaccactaaatgatgaagtattaacaaatgataaaaaaatttatttgtataatacaAATTCAGAAAATGGCTCAACGCAAGATAAGATTGAAATATGTACATCTTCTGTATCTTTCGATTCAAATGTTAAGCTTAAAGCAGAACTCCAGGATAAAGTCCCTCAAATACTCAGTGATATTCTTAAAGTAGAGCTACCAAATGAAAATATACTGACCTATGAAATAAATTGTGATAGGAGTGTAACAAATCTTGACAAAGATTCACCGCCAGAAAACTGTGTGACTGTAGATTTAGCTGCACATGTCCAGGTAAAAATAGAGCCGCAGGACAAAGACACATGCCCGCCCATGTCCTTAAATGGCCAATTTTCAGATGTTACGACGTCTCCAGATAAATTTGTTACAGACGTCATGATAAAAGCAGAGCAGTCAAACATAGAAGCGTGCTCGCCAGTAGCTAGTGATCTTGTAAAAATAGAACTAGTAACtgatgatattgataaaatgGTAAAAGAAACCAATTCTGATATATGTGACCATCCATTTGAAacagatttgttttcaaaatatgccGACTCCAATATCGGAACCGAGTCATTAAGAAAAAATTCACAGCTACTAAGTGTACGTCAAATCACCAAGCCTCATAATGTCAAAGGAGCAGATTATGCAAATTCTAATACAAACAAGGGGAATTACTTGCATATATCAGATCAAGCATCTAATAATAGTACTTCTGCAGACGTTGATGCAGAATTCAAAATAGATAATATGGCTTATAACAGAAAGAGAAAGCACGACTCTGGTTATATAACTGTCTATGGTGGTAAAGAAAGTCTGGTGAAGAAATTAAAATCAGGCACCTGTCTGcttcctgaaaatgttttttcgGTATTAACGAAAAACGAATCAAGCTGGCAGATATGTAAATCAATTTTCTATGACCATTTTAgttataattacaaatgtatgccTCATGACCAACCTGTTATTAAACAGGTGTTCAAAAACTGCGACCACAACTATTGTATTCCCTGCGCGAATTTCAATGACCACACTTATGCCAACCCTTACGGAATGGTCAGAAAGCTGCGAACATACCGTGGACATGCTGCGAATATGCCGCGAAATACCTATTCGCAGAaagtattcgcgggatattcgctgctaccgcgATCATGCCGCAATTGATTTGATACTAGTTCGCAGGAAGACCAGTCATACGGCATGTtcgcgagaagaacttagaagattataatcttttggtaaactgttcaTGAAGAGCTTTTATAAGATCAGGTtattgtagatcaattaatttgtaacattatctgtaaggtcacagtatgagtctgataagtttATTACAACCTGCTATTCTGGACAGGTTTAGGAGGAAATCTAtgtgcattacagacagttttcatgagtgattcttagaggctgaTAGGAATATATTCTTTTTGTGGTAattaagtcagaaaatttatgtttaatatctatactcatatatCTCAATAAACATAAggattttgaaaatgaaataggtatgcttaaacttttgcagagctgtatcagattatctaaaaagaatttgacaatttctaagctttATAAGTCTGAtaacatgtaaaactatgacagaCTTGTAGTGATACGTACATTGTATAACTTTTAAGCAAGAAATATCATTGGGATGAAATAAATACATGCACTcagacactgttattgaaatgacaattaacagaattcaaacatattttatcatcaaaACCCAAAACgctccaaatatgatatgaaaaagttcatcgttaacaatttgaatttgttacattcagtgttcaagtttattcaataaatttatatccctgattcctattaatttgtttttgcactttttctgtacatgcttttttgtacacaatttctgtGGTGATCgttttcagctagttcgcggcatgttcgcagcaactaaTTCGCGGGATGGATCGCATCAATtagttcgcgggatgatcgcagcaTCTTATTCGCGGGAAATCCACAGCTACTAGTTCGCGGGAAATTCGCGGCAACTTGTTCGcagcaaaactaatttgcatgtaaatagtgaacaccaaacgaacatcccgcgaacaattacaccaattgtatcaaaagtgttcgcggcatgtttgccggatattcgcggcatgatcgcagcaagtgttcgcggcaaGCTATAATAATTCCGTAAGGGAAGCTTTTAAGAGTGGCCTGTTCATGTTATAATAGAGCAATGTCGGCAGTTATCGATACCTTAAGCATTATCATAATATAACTGATTTTGTTTATAGAATTTACGTTCTGAAGGAAGCATAAAATATCTATATCGACAGGTTAGGGAAACAATCTACTATGAATTTTCTAATGGGGTCGGAAACTGCcgacaaaatgtttttatgtcgGCAGATATCGACTCCCCATTCTGTCCTTGGCATCTAGGTAATATTTTCTTCCATAACTGTTGTCTTTCCCACTTGTCCTCGTGTTGCATGTTTGAAAGCAATTTTAAGGGAGAGAACACTATCCACCTTTCGACTTGCAGTAACCAAATATTACTGTGGGAGATACGTCCTGTCAGTAAGAGCAATATCTTGATGTAAAACGATAGTGTACATGAGTTTCGTTTGGACTCACAGACATTTAAGAAGAACTTGTGACGTCATAAAAACACCACAGAAAATATTAAAGACTGGCATTAGGGTGTCGATAACTGACGACTGTCGGTATTACCCGACATTACGCTAGTTttcatttcaatgtttatatataaatatattgttacatgtCATACTTGTGTATAATTAAACTACACTGTATATATTTCggtgtaaatgagatgtggaaccaaaatttgtagtcctgtttggcgtaaaacccaaataaataaatgaagtaTATATTATAGGTTATATGTTGCATAAAAAATTTATCATCTTATGAGACTCGCTAGTATTCCTTAACAGCACGAGGGTCATCTGGCGTAGGGgcgccagatgggttttgccgacatgggtaaaatcaccggaaatcccagtccggtgtgcaagaaatgaCGTTATTCTCAGATGTAGAAATCCTGGTGCGACATGATTTGCGTTTTGCTTTTTGCACCGGGATTGCATATTATGCAGTTATGTACATGTTAGAAAATACTACACCCAAAACGCAAAAGGCAACACGCAAAAAGCAAAAACCATGAAGCAAAACACAAACAGCAAATCGAAACATCAAGAATCAAGACGCAAACATACCATAAAACCAAAAcgctaaaagaataaaacattgtatcacgggggaggaactgttacacgagactcggttgtggaggatatcatgttacagatttaggatgctactgttacagtattcctggataacgttacagcgtT
This is a stretch of genomic DNA from Mercenaria mercenaria strain notata chromosome 4, MADL_Memer_1, whole genome shotgun sequence. It encodes these proteins:
- the LOC123551411 gene encoding uncharacterized protein LOC123551411, whose amino-acid sequence is MAQKLSSVISTSRPVDQMGKLPITESCTTTPCFSDLDSGCLTSKDTPRVLVIPRNQQQVFAEKQKVLKILKKTSGEGSVTKDVNTSLDVSENAILDISASSGSTCISSRHLKSSITDVNDRSDSDEMIITTDIVNTKPLLNLPNRVFQSPFIVSKTAICSSNEIDHTTGMKNAILNADKRELLNKSGSNIHTKSETYLNESLKRRHSYDEENNTIVSIKPSLGETMTSVLIHSTPKSSAVIGKAVHSNLQEPLQRSFQAVSNIGMVTKPSELHPPLVSRLQAPFYPSQSPLNHAQSTLHLVPSAPFQAATVTHETFNVPSVLVSATGLVPLKPTENTPVCSEKKVQTNIKGEDFTRKPVAASLSGQTLFDSVTSANVKSVAASARHTDSALGWKQRPALQLNLPKTPVCFKQNYLPPFKPHTTSVLNRSEPLLGTTSPSVANFLNHGFITYKNCRDGFRAIVVDTNGRYIIYPIVKLSEDGVAENIKCNSVTAATNVESAAPLMANIPPFSGPSTASVQKPLYDISSAALTSAPCVAKVIQETAILNSRAVSGTVSLNKNPPAPLASTSSTAKTVNGICAKSLLNSSDVLEDIFSEKNPSLASSVKSEIGKSSKEQTKYRTVKETTKNSSKLFDSDSSTYCVNDKDTVKTSHSYQEHMLSKDCNSEKFTSKTMIDLDQIIENEILCINGVGKKKESSDSTKERFPYFILSEGTSDCYRHVKGLKPEHVLENSPGLRNHVEQQLSTQSNQTICSNTTNRNKSAETANPLVCIPFSHDVESALQSRNENEEFNLDSEGAQKISPYPSPIFLVPNKHHRTFYSVIEDTENQDIQVPVGSNLQSQFLESERSVYFPDKCDSICTEDSVCVSSVKFNADSDRIDTNQGMDSMIKYSEENFTSNVQVETDQTNRDTAAILSTDLVKIEPLNDEVLTNDKKIYLYNTNSENGSTQDKIEICTSSVSFDSNVKLKAELQDKVPQILSDILKVELPNENILTYEINCDRSVTNLDKDSPPENCVTVDLAAHVQVKIEPQDKDTCPPMSLNGQFSDVTTSPDKFVTDVMIKAEQSNIEACSPVASDLVKIELVTDDIDKMVKETNSDICDHPFETDLFSKYADSNIGTESLRKNSQLLSVRQITKPHNVKGADYANSNTNKGNYLHISDQASNNSTSADVDAEFKIDNMAYNRKRKHDSGYITVYGGKESLVKKLKSGTCLLPENVFSVLTKNESSWQICKSIFYDHFSYNYKCMPHDQPVIKQVFKNCDHNYCIPCANFNDHTYANPYGMVRKLRTYRGHAANMPRNTYSQKVFAGYSLLPRSCRN